A stretch of DNA from Syntrophales bacterium:
TCCCTCTATAAATGTTGCTGTCACTGCATGGACGGCGGTCATAATAATCTGTTTCAGATTGACCTTCTGCCGGAAGTCTGATAAGGAAGGCTCCCTCGGCATTGGCGCGTTAATGTGCAATGGGCCGGGTCATGTCGGGTACCGGATGTACAATGCTCCTGTCCGCGGGACAGAGAAAGGACGGCCGGTGGCGGGACGTAAAAACCGACCGGTGAGCGGGATGGATACAGCGTGAAGGATTCCCTCTCCATATGCCTGCTGACCTATCGCGGCAATCCAACCAGCGGTGGACAAGGTGTCTATATCAGGTATCTCGGCAGAGCCTTGCGGGATCTGGGGCACCGGGTGACGGTGATCTCGGGGCCGCCCTATCCCGAGCTGGATGACGGAGTGATTCTTGAGAAGCTTCCCGGGCTTGACCTGTACAACCCGGATCATCTCTTCAAACCGGAAAAACCGTCGGATCTCCTGGTTCCGATAAACCAGCTCGAGTTCCTCATAATGTCCCTCGGCGGCTTTCCGGAGCCTTTGACTTTCGGGTGGCGTGTATTTCATTATTTCAGAATTAAAAAGCCCCGCTTCGATGTGGTTCACGACAACCAGTGTCTCTCCTACGGGATTCTCGGTCTTCCTCTGCTCGGCTACCCGACATTGGCAACGATTCATCACCCCATCACCGTGGATCGCGACATGGAACTGCGGGCGGCCTTCTCACGGTTCAAAAAATTCAAGATCAGGCGATGGTATTCCTTCCTGAAGATGCAGAAGCGGGTGGCCCGCAGGCTCGAACCTATCATAACCGTGTCCGAATGTTCAAAATGGGATATAAGCCGGGATTTTCGTGCCGCTTCGGGACGATTTCGCGTGGTTCCCAACGGTATCAACACGGATTTTTTCTATCCCCTGCCGAAGATCCGCCGTGCCGGCAACAGCATCCTTGTCACCAACAGCGCTGATACGCCCCTGAAGGGTTTGCGGTACCTTCTGGAGGCCCTGGCCTCGATCAGGAAACACCGAAAGGTGAAACTGACCGTGGTGGGAAAGCCGAAAAAGAATGGAACCATCGAACGAATGGTGCAGGACCTGTCACTTTGTGATTGCGTTACCTTCACGGGCAGAATAAAATACGAAGAATTTGCCGGTTATTACGCGAAGGCGACCATGGCCGTCATACCGTCCCTGTACGAAGGATTCGGTATGCCCGCCGGTGAAGCCATGGCATGTGGCGTTCCCATCATAAGCACCACAGGCGGCGCGCTTCCCGAAGTCGTGGGGGATGCGGGCATACTGGTACCGCCGGGGGACTCCGCCGCCCTCGAGAGGGCCATCGTTGATCTTCTCGACAATCCCGGCAAGCGCAGGAAGCTCGGGAAAGCAGGTCTTCAAAGAGTTCGGGATTCCTTTACCTGGCGACACGCTGCCTTGAAAACAACAGACATCTACCGGGAAGCGATCGATGCTCACGGCTGACCTGTCCAGGCTGCGCATGTCGCCGGGAACGGTCATTCTTGACGCAGGGTGCGGTGCCGGCCGTCATGCGTGCGAGGCCTGGCGGCTCCGGGGCATTAATGTCGTTGCCGTGGACATGAATGCTGATGATGTGTGGAGAACGACCTATACACTCAAGGCCATGGACGATGAAACGGAGGAGCGGCGGGACACCTTCTGGGGAACATCCGTGACGGATATTACCGCACTGCCCTTCAGGGACGCCTTCTTCGATGTGGTCATCTGTTCCGAAGTTCTCGAACATGTACCGGACAGTGAAAAAGCCGTCAGGGAAATGGTCCGGGTATTGAAGCCGGGGAAGGATATGGTGGTCAGCGTGCCTCGCTATCTTCCCGAACGGATATGCTGGGCACTTTCCGATGAGTACCATCATGAACCGGGTGGTCACATACGCATTTTTAAAAACAATGAATTGCTCGGTCTGCTGAGCCGTGCGGGCCTTCGATGTCGGCGCAGGGAATACCGCCATGCCCTCCATTCTCCTTATTGGTGGCTGAAGTGTTTCGTGGGTCACAGACGCGAAGATTCCACTTCAGTCAACCTGTACAGGAAATTTCTCGAGTGGGATATCATGGAGCGTCCCGTGGCCGCCAGAATACTGGACAGGCTCCTGAACCCTCTTATGGCCAAGAGCATTGTCTACTACCTCACGAAGGGTTGACCCATGGAAGCTATTCTGTCCAGAAAAGCTCAAAAACCCGTCATCGACATCGATCTCATGGCGTCCTTCATTGCCGGACTACAGAAAGAGTCCGGAGAGATCCCCTGGTCTGAAGGGGGCAAGACCGATCCCTGGGATCACGTGGAAAGCGCCATGGGTCTCGCCGCGGCCGGTTGTCTGGAAGAAGCGGAGCGGGCCTACAGGTGGCTCGAGGCCACACAGCTCGATGACGGCAGTTGGTGGGCCTCCTGGCGCGGTGGAGTTCCCGAAGACATGACGAAGGACAGTAACATGTCCTCCTATATCGCCGTGGGACTCTATCAGTATCACCTTATAACAGACGATGACGATCTGCCGCGCCGTCTCTGGCCGACCCTTCAAGGGGGGATAGATTTCGCCCTCAGCCTGCAGGCTCCCACGGGGCAGATTTACTGGGCGAAAAACAAGGAGGGCGTTACGGATCCCATGGCTCTTCTGACGGGTTGCAGCTCGATTTACATGAGCCTCAAATGTGCCATCGCTCTGGCTGAGATGCTGGGAAAGCAGGAGCCACGGTGGAAAACAGCCCTCGTGACTCTGGGTGACGCTATACGCACCAGGCCCAATCTCTTCAACATGATGAAATCACGCTTTTCCATGGACTGGTATTACCCGGTTCTCTGCGGAGCCCTTACGGGCAGGGACGCCCACAGAAGGATCGACAGATACTGGCACAAGTTTGTGGTTCCTGAATGGGGGGTACGGTGTGTCTCCGATCGTCCCTGGGCTACCATGGCGGAAACGGCGGAATGCGCTTTGGCACTTGCCGCCATAGGCAACTTCGAGCAGGCCAGGACGGTTTTGCGCTGGATTGAAAACAAAAAGTATGACGACGGATCCTACTGGATGGGCGTGACCTTTCCCGACGCTGTTATCTGGCCTGAAGAACGAACATCCTGGACGAGCGCCGCCATCATTCTCGCCTGGGACGCCCTGAAGGAGTTGACACCGGCGGCCCGGCTCTTCAGCCATCGGTTCTGGGAGACGCGGACGGGCGACGCTCGAAGACGTCGGCGGTCCGGTACTGAAAAAACCATGAAAAAAAGAATCGTCTCCGACCGGACAGATCTGACCGGGAAAGAGGCGGGGAGTTGCGGGCTGTGAAGCGGGATCACCGTCCCTACTACGTCAAGCAGCTCGACCTCGCCTTTCAGCGGTGGTATGCCCGACGGTTTCTCCGTCCCCAGTTCGACTATCTGGGTGAAGGGTTCACCTTTCTGAAACCGTGGTATGTCCATGTTTTCCAGGGACCTATATCATTGGGAGACCATGCCGACGTCATCGCTACCTCCGACTTTCGGGTCCGGCTGACGGTGTGGCCCGAGGAGGAGGGGAGCGGCGAAGGAATCCGCATAGGCAGGCACGTCCTCATCTCGCCGGGAGTCCGCATAAGTTCCGCCAACGGTATCACCATCGGTGACAACTGCATGTTTGCCTCCAGCGTCTATGTCACCGACTCGGACTGGCACGGAATCTATGACCGGACGTCGCCGCTGAGACAGAGTGAGCCCGTACGGATCGGCGACAATGTGTGGATCGGTGACAGTGCCATTGTCTGCAAGGGTGTTACCATCGGCGACAACAGCGTTGTCGGTGCCGGCTCCGTCGTTACCGGTGACATTCCCGCCAATGTGGTTGCCGCCGGGAATCCGGCCCGCGTTGTCCGGGACATCGATCCTGAACGACCGATGATTACACGGGCTCACTGGTTCGCCGATCCTCAAGCGCTCAGGGAGGGGTTCGACGCCATAGATCGGGAAAAACTGCGGGACAACACCCTGATTCATTGGGCCAGGTCTCTTCTTTTCCCGCGAAAAGGTGATTAGGTGCACATGCACCGGTGATGCCATGAAGGTTGCCATAATCGCTCCCCCCTATCCCCTGGAAGAAGCCCCTTCGCCACCCCTGGGCGTCACCTACGTGGCGGCCGCTTTTGAAGCGGCAGGTGCGGACGTCAGGATATTCGATTACATCGTTTCACAATACAGCCGGGAAAAACTCGGACGGCAGCTGGAAGAGTTCAATCCCCGCGTGGTTGGAGCCACGTCGGTTACCATGAACTTTCATGTCGCGGCGGGGATCATACGGGACGTGAAAGAGATTGAACCGTCGATCATGACCATCATGGGCGGTCCCCATGTTTCTTTCGACGCGGTTAACACTCTTGAACGCTATCCCGAAGTTGACCTGATCGTCATAGGCGAGGGAGAGTCCACTATAGCGAACCTGATGAGGGTCATTGAGGACGGAGAAGACCTCTCGTCAGTGAAGGGTATCGCCTTCCGACGCGGCGGCGATATCGTAGTGACCGAGCCCAGGGAACTGATTCAGAACCTCGATTCCCTCCCTCTGCCGGCACGGCACCTGCTGCCGATTTCCCGCTACCAGGCGCTTGGATTCCCCGTCAGTATCATTACCAGTCGGGGATGTCCGAACTCCTGCATATTCTGCCTGGGACGACGCATGGTGGGTAAGCGCGTGCGCAACCGGAACGCGCTGTCCGTGGCGGATGAGATCGAGACCATCCTGGGGTTGGGTTTTTCACGTATTAACGTTGCCGATGATCTGTTCACGGCGGACGCCGTCAAGGTCCATGCTGTCTGTGAAGAGATTTTCAGTCGCGGGCTACGGTTTTCTTGGAGCGCCTTTTCACGAGTCAACACGATTACCCGGGAAATGCTTTCGATCATGCGGAAGGCAGGTTGTGACGCGATCAGTTTCGGTATCGAATCGGGAAACAAAGACATGCTGAAACGGATTCGCAAGGGGATAACCCTGGAGCAGGCCCGTGAGGCGGTTCAGATATGCAAGGATGAGGGTGTGCTCGCCCACGCGTCCTTCATGGTGGGCCTTCCCGGAGAGACGCCGGAGACCCTGGAGGAAACGAAGCGATTTGCCGAAAGCCTCGATATTTTTTATGGGTACCATTTTTTTGCCCCCTTCCCGGGGACAACCGTACGGGACCGACTTGCTATGTATGACATTGAAATCCTCACCGACGACTGGAGCCGCTATGACGCGAACAGTGCTATTGTTCGAACGTCGGCACTGACAGCCGATGATATGAACCGTTTTGTAAAAGATTTCGAGACCAGGTTGATGGGGCGGATGAACGATGCAATCCGCCGCTATCGTGAGGGGATCGCAACGGAAGAAGAACGCTCGGGTATCGAGGGCAGGCTGCGAACGGAAATAATGTATCGCATACTGTCGGAAGATCTGGTTGAGCGGTACGGCACCATCGGTCCCGATGATTCCGGAAGCGGCGGGAACAGCGCCACGGGGCATCTCTGCGGGGGAATAACCGCGGCTACGGGCTGTGACGCCGGCCTCGTTTACAGAACGGTGGAAAGCCTCGTCGGCCAGGGCCATCTCGTTGCCGGTGAGTCGGAACGGGGGCGTGTCTGGAACTGGTCCACCCGTGTCGGTACCTGCTCATCCGAGCATTGAAAGAAAGAGCCCTGCAGCCGCTAAAGTCCCTATCACGCCCGCGACGTTGGGTCCCATGGCCTGCATAAGGATGAAATTGCCCTTGTCTTCGTTTCGCGCGACAATCTGAGCCACACGGGCGGCCATGGGTACGGCCGACACGCCGGCAGCCCCGATGAGGGGATTTAACTTGTTCGTCAGGAAGAGGTTCATAATCTTGGCCATGACGATGCCTGCCGCCGTACTGAAAGAGAAGGCAACCATGCCGAGGGCGAATATGAACAGGGACTCGGGTCTTAAAAAGACCGCCGCCGGCATGGTGGCTCCGATGCACAGTCCCAGGAATATGGTAACGATGTTTATCAACTCGTTTTGAGCCGTCGAAGAGAGACGTTCGACCACACCGGATTCCTTGAACAGGTTGCCCACCATAAACATGCCGACCAGTGGCGTAGCGGCGGGAATCAGGAGGCAGATAATCAAGGTCGCTACCAGAGGAAATCCGATTGCCTCGAGCTTGCTCACGTGACGCAGGCTCTTCATCCTGATCCGGCGCTCCGCCCGGGTGGTCAACAGCTTCATGATGGGCGGCTGAATAATGGGGACAAGGGCCATGTAGGAGTAGGCGGCCACTGCCGTGGCGCCCAGAAGATGGGGCGCGAGCTTTGAAGTAAGGAATATGGTCGTTGGTCCGTCCGCCCCCCCGATGATCCCGATAGAAGCCGCTTCAGGCAGGGAAAACCCCAGCATGAGGGCTCCGAAGAAGGTTATGTACACGCCGAATTGAGCCGCCGCGCCGAGAAGCAGTGTTTTCGGATTGGCCAGAACGGGACGAAAATCCGTCATGGCGCCGATACCCATGAAGATGATCGGTGGAATCAGGTCGAAACGGTCAATGGCGTAGGTATAAGGAACCCAGAGAAGGCCGCCTTCATCCATGAGACCCGACAGGGGAAGGTTCACGATAAACATTCCGAAACCGATGGGGACCAGCAACAGGGGTTCATAGTTTTTTCTGATTGCGAGGAAGATGAACAACAGGGCTATTGCCCACATTATAATGTTGCCGAGCGTCAGGTTCATGAATCCCGTGTTAAGAATGATTTCGCGAAATATGCCTGAATCCATCGGAATCTTGTAACCCTCCCTAATCGCTTTTGATCGTCAGAGCGTTGATCAGGCTGTTGACGATCCTGGAAAAGAGAACTACTCCCGACAGCAGTATGATAAGCGTCAGGAATACTCCGCCGAATCCTATGATAAAAATTTCGAATGCCCGTGCCCAGTCAATCATTGCATCCCTCCGATGTTTTCAATGATATTCATGTATGCCCGCGCTTTCCAAGGCTCTCGCAAAAAAGTCGAAACACGTCCGATTCAGGACAGATTCGAGATCTTTGAAAAACTGTCTATTTTTTCATTTCGACCGCTCCTCAACGTCATTTCAGGGCAAGGGAGAAATCTCTCAGGAGGGTGATAGTGACAAAAGATTTCTCGTCGCTCCGCTCTTCGAAATGACATAATTCTAAGGGCTCGCTTCGTAAAAAGTTTCCCCGTCCCGGCGCGCGCATCCTGACGAATGAGGTATATCTCGAAGTACGCCGCGGTGACGGAGAATACAGCGCAACGTAATTTCAGGACTTTTTACAATGTCATCAAGAATGAAAGCCCCTTCAATGCGAGATGATATATCTCGCATCAAGGGGTTCCAAAGAGTCGGTGGCTGCTCTTTATACCAGAGTCATGAAAAAACAAAAAGGGTTTTTTGTAAGGAGGGGTCCGTCAAGACACCCTCTCCCTCGTCCGGCTGCCGAAAAATGGGAAACGGACCGGAAGGATGCTTGATTATTCTTCGGGATGTGTGGTAAACGTTTAACTCGACTCAAATAACGGAATGAATTCAGGGGTGCCGGAACGGCTGAGAAGATACCCTTTGAACCTGACCCGGATAATGCCGGCGTAGGGAGACCATGATATCTTTTTTTCGGTGCCCGTCCGGCGTAAGGACGGGCCTTTTTGTTTGAGTCCGCGGATACAGAGGATGATGAATAAAGTCGCATTTATTATATCCGGCGGACAGATCGCGGACCCTCAAACCCTTCGCCCATGGCTGGAGAAGGAGCCCGAAGCCGTCATCATATGCGCCGACGGGGGCGCGCGATATGCCGCGGAAATCGGAATCGTTCCCGCATGTATCGTTGGGGACATGGATTCCATAGACGGAAGTCTGCTTACGTTCTTTCAGGAAAAGGGGAGTGCCATAGTACGGTACTCGCCGTCCAAGAATGAAACGGACACGGAACTGGCCCTGTCTCACGTCCTCGCGCGCCAGCCCCGGAAAGTGCTTATTTTCGGAGCGTTGGGAACGCGCATGGACC
This window harbors:
- a CDS encoding glycosyltransferase family 4 protein codes for the protein MKDSLSICLLTYRGNPTSGGQGVYIRYLGRALRDLGHRVTVISGPPYPELDDGVILEKLPGLDLYNPDHLFKPEKPSDLLVPINQLEFLIMSLGGFPEPLTFGWRVFHYFRIKKPRFDVVHDNQCLSYGILGLPLLGYPTLATIHHPITVDRDMELRAAFSRFKKFKIRRWYSFLKMQKRVARRLEPIITVSECSKWDISRDFRAASGRFRVVPNGINTDFFYPLPKIRRAGNSILVTNSADTPLKGLRYLLEALASIRKHRKVKLTVVGKPKKNGTIERMVQDLSLCDCVTFTGRIKYEEFAGYYAKATMAVIPSLYEGFGMPAGEAMACGVPIISTTGGALPEVVGDAGILVPPGDSAALERAIVDLLDNPGKRRKLGKAGLQRVRDSFTWRHAALKTTDIYREAIDAHG
- a CDS encoding class I SAM-dependent methyltransferase, with the protein product MLTADLSRLRMSPGTVILDAGCGAGRHACEAWRLRGINVVAVDMNADDVWRTTYTLKAMDDETEERRDTFWGTSVTDITALPFRDAFFDVVICSEVLEHVPDSEKAVREMVRVLKPGKDMVVSVPRYLPERICWALSDEYHHEPGGHIRIFKNNELLGLLSRAGLRCRRREYRHALHSPYWWLKCFVGHRREDSTSVNLYRKFLEWDIMERPVAARILDRLLNPLMAKSIVYYLTKG
- a CDS encoding B12-binding domain-containing radical SAM protein; the protein is MKVAIIAPPYPLEEAPSPPLGVTYVAAAFEAAGADVRIFDYIVSQYSREKLGRQLEEFNPRVVGATSVTMNFHVAAGIIRDVKEIEPSIMTIMGGPHVSFDAVNTLERYPEVDLIVIGEGESTIANLMRVIEDGEDLSSVKGIAFRRGGDIVVTEPRELIQNLDSLPLPARHLLPISRYQALGFPVSIITSRGCPNSCIFCLGRRMVGKRVRNRNALSVADEIETILGLGFSRINVADDLFTADAVKVHAVCEEIFSRGLRFSWSAFSRVNTITREMLSIMRKAGCDAISFGIESGNKDMLKRIRKGITLEQAREAVQICKDEGVLAHASFMVGLPGETPETLEETKRFAESLDIFYGYHFFAPFPGTTVRDRLAMYDIEILTDDWSRYDANSAIVRTSALTADDMNRFVKDFETRLMGRMNDAIRRYREGIATEEERSGIEGRLRTEIMYRILSEDLVERYGTIGPDDSGSGGNSATGHLCGGITAATGCDAGLVYRTVESLVGQGHLVAGESERGRVWNWSTRVGTCSSEH
- a CDS encoding sodium ion-translocating decarboxylase subunit beta, whose amino-acid sequence is MDSGIFREIILNTGFMNLTLGNIIMWAIALLFIFLAIRKNYEPLLLVPIGFGMFIVNLPLSGLMDEGGLLWVPYTYAIDRFDLIPPIIFMGIGAMTDFRPVLANPKTLLLGAAAQFGVYITFFGALMLGFSLPEAASIGIIGGADGPTTIFLTSKLAPHLLGATAVAAYSYMALVPIIQPPIMKLLTTRAERRIRMKSLRHVSKLEAIGFPLVATLIICLLIPAATPLVGMFMVGNLFKESGVVERLSSTAQNELINIVTIFLGLCIGATMPAAVFLRPESLFIFALGMVAFSFSTAAGIVMAKIMNLFLTNKLNPLIGAAGVSAVPMAARVAQIVARNEDKGNFILMQAMGPNVAGVIGTLAAAGLFLSMLG
- a CDS encoding thiamine diphosphokinase — its product is MNKVAFIISGGQIADPQTLRPWLEKEPEAVIICADGGARYAAEIGIVPACIVGDMDSIDGSLLTFFQEKGSAIVRYSPSKNETDTELALSHVLARQPRKVLIFGALGTRMDHSLANIFLLAGAVPPEVDLRIIDESCEMACVTDQMLLRGVAGQTVSLLPLSSVVSGITLRGFEYPLTEGVIEMGKSLGISNRLSGTEGFIGLKTGRLLVIKNSVP